One stretch of Burkholderia sp. NRF60-BP8 DNA includes these proteins:
- a CDS encoding sugar efflux transporter has product MQSLRSLRLHVARLAGIAHFVPLSAAALLLGVAMSFTAPYLSLFGVEAAGMSPLLAGVFMTLIAASGVVASTWAGRWSDRRDRHRPLLVVSLAAAALGFALLCMLRAHGPVIAAGTILLGAGAVSLSQIFSFARAVLPVADDAQRELASAALRTMLSIAWVFGPALGALILAQTGFAGLFLAASAGFVACAAIVARIPEPVRWPTATHARAVDRTAAAPDDATAAVVAPRARVLRTLVALTLMGLAANATMIVLPLYIVRGLGGTPTNVSAALGLAALLEIPMMLWLGIRSTRLDKARWLTACALVHAAYFVGLAAVSRVDAILPLQLLSACVVAITSCLGMTRVCDLMPTRPGTATAMFFSTARVGSIASGVLSGACVDLFGYRATFAGCCGLALVAFALLARDARGERGRAGGASGTSGTSDTAAPARRRVDAPH; this is encoded by the coding sequence ATGCAGTCGTTGCGGTCGCTGCGGTTGCATGTCGCGCGCCTGGCGGGGATCGCGCATTTCGTGCCGCTGTCCGCGGCGGCGCTGCTGCTCGGCGTCGCGATGTCGTTCACCGCGCCGTACCTGTCGCTGTTCGGCGTGGAAGCGGCGGGGATGTCGCCGCTGCTCGCGGGCGTGTTCATGACGCTGATCGCGGCGAGCGGGGTCGTCGCGAGCACGTGGGCCGGGCGTTGGTCGGATCGCCGCGACCGGCACCGGCCGCTGCTCGTCGTGTCGCTCGCGGCGGCCGCGCTGGGCTTCGCGCTGCTGTGCATGTTGCGGGCGCACGGGCCGGTGATCGCCGCCGGCACGATCCTGCTCGGCGCGGGCGCCGTGTCGCTGTCGCAGATCTTCTCGTTCGCGCGCGCGGTGCTGCCCGTCGCCGACGACGCGCAGCGCGAACTCGCGTCGGCCGCGCTGCGCACGATGCTGTCGATCGCATGGGTATTCGGTCCTGCGCTCGGCGCGCTGATCCTCGCGCAGACGGGTTTCGCCGGACTCTTTCTCGCCGCTTCCGCCGGCTTCGTCGCATGCGCGGCGATCGTCGCGCGGATTCCGGAGCCCGTGCGGTGGCCCACGGCGACGCATGCGCGCGCAGTCGATCGCACCGCGGCAGCGCCGGACGACGCGACGGCGGCCGTCGTCGCGCCGCGCGCGCGCGTGCTGCGGACTCTCGTCGCGCTCACGCTGATGGGGCTCGCGGCGAACGCGACGATGATCGTGCTGCCGCTCTACATCGTGCGCGGACTCGGCGGCACGCCGACGAACGTATCGGCGGCGCTCGGCCTGGCCGCATTGCTCGAGATTCCGATGATGCTGTGGCTCGGCATCCGGTCAACGCGGCTCGACAAGGCGCGCTGGCTGACGGCGTGTGCGCTCGTGCATGCGGCGTATTTCGTCGGGCTCGCGGCGGTGTCGCGGGTCGACGCGATCCTGCCGCTGCAGTTGCTGAGCGCATGCGTGGTCGCGATTACGTCGTGCCTCGGGATGACGCGCGTATGCGACCTGATGCCCACGCGCCCCGGCACCGCCACCGCGATGTTCTTCAGCACCGCGCGCGTCGGCTCGATTGCGTCGGGCGTGCTGTCGGGCGCGTGCGTCGACCTGTTCGGCTATCGCGCGACGTTCGCGGGCTGTTGCGGGCTCGCGCTCGTCGCGTTCGCGCTGCTCGCCCGGGATGCGCGCGGCGAGCGCGGCCGGGCCGGTGGCGCAAGCGGCACGAGCGGCACAAGCGACACGGCGGCGCCTGCGCGCCGCCGTGTCGATGCACCGCACTGA
- a CDS encoding beta-galactosidase, whose protein sequence is MHLGVCYYPEHWPREQWDRDARRMAELGLTRVRIAEFAWSRMEPEPGRYDWAWLDDAIDTLARRQLKIVLGTPTAAPPKWLVDRHPEILPVGADGAVWQFGSRRHYDIASPVYREHCVRIADAMARRYGAHPAVIAWQTDNELGCHNTLPSYTRAALEGFRAWLAARYGDIGALNRAWGNVFWSMEYRGFDEIELPRHTPTDANPAHLLDFRRYQSDAVARFHAAQVDAIRPHAPGRDVLHNFMGFFAEFDHYAFARGGLDVAAWDSYPVPRTEVLPLDEADKRRWARTGHPDVSAFSHDLYRGVGNGRMWVMEQQAGPVNWGPYNPVPHAGAVRMWTWEAFAHGAELVSYFRWRQYPHAQEQLHSGLNAPDDRLSPGGHEVARVAREIAALDPALVVGERETARVALLFDYEADWMIRIQPHGADFDYQQHAFDWYRALRELGLDVDIVAADADVSRYAFVVAPTLPVVTERIVEQAASGRAHWLFGPRTGSRTAEFAIAPGLAPGKLRDVLPVRIGQVESLRPSLAPRVSFDGVDGHALKWHDHIDMESTAGIDVLAACDDGVPVLVRRGGVTMATACFDRTLLRAIVARCARDAGLSMRALPDGVRLRRRGRVTFAFNYGDAPCTLPVPDGARFVLGGRELGAVDVAAWVEPD, encoded by the coding sequence ATGCATCTCGGCGTTTGTTACTACCCCGAACACTGGCCGCGCGAACAATGGGATCGCGATGCGCGGCGCATGGCCGAACTGGGCCTGACCCGCGTGCGGATCGCCGAATTCGCGTGGAGCCGGATGGAGCCGGAGCCGGGCCGCTACGACTGGGCGTGGCTCGACGACGCGATCGACACGCTCGCGCGCCGGCAGCTGAAGATCGTGCTCGGCACGCCGACCGCCGCGCCGCCGAAGTGGCTCGTCGATCGCCACCCGGAGATTCTGCCGGTGGGCGCGGACGGCGCGGTGTGGCAGTTCGGCTCGCGTCGCCATTACGACATCGCGAGCCCCGTGTATCGCGAGCACTGCGTGCGCATCGCCGACGCGATGGCGCGGCGCTACGGCGCACATCCGGCGGTGATCGCGTGGCAGACCGACAACGAACTCGGCTGCCACAACACGCTGCCCAGCTATACGCGGGCGGCGCTCGAAGGCTTTCGCGCGTGGCTCGCCGCGCGTTACGGCGATATCGGCGCGCTGAACCGCGCGTGGGGCAACGTGTTCTGGAGCATGGAGTATCGCGGCTTCGACGAGATCGAACTGCCGCGCCATACGCCGACCGACGCGAATCCCGCGCATCTGCTCGACTTCCGGCGCTATCAGTCGGACGCGGTCGCGCGGTTCCATGCCGCGCAGGTCGACGCGATCCGTCCGCACGCGCCGGGCCGCGACGTATTGCACAACTTCATGGGCTTTTTCGCCGAGTTCGACCACTACGCGTTCGCGCGAGGCGGGCTCGACGTCGCCGCGTGGGACAGCTATCCGGTGCCGCGTACCGAAGTGTTGCCGCTCGACGAAGCCGACAAGCGACGCTGGGCCCGCACCGGGCATCCGGACGTGTCGGCGTTCTCGCACGACCTGTATCGCGGCGTCGGCAACGGCCGGATGTGGGTGATGGAGCAACAGGCGGGGCCCGTCAACTGGGGGCCGTACAACCCGGTGCCGCACGCGGGCGCGGTGCGGATGTGGACGTGGGAAGCGTTCGCGCACGGCGCGGAACTCGTGTCGTATTTCCGCTGGCGACAGTATCCGCACGCGCAGGAGCAACTGCACTCGGGGCTCAACGCACCGGACGACCGGTTGTCGCCGGGCGGTCATGAAGTGGCGCGCGTCGCACGCGAGATCGCCGCACTGGATCCTGCGCTCGTCGTCGGCGAGCGCGAGACGGCGCGCGTCGCGCTGCTGTTCGACTACGAGGCCGACTGGATGATCCGGATCCAGCCGCACGGCGCCGATTTCGACTATCAGCAGCACGCGTTCGACTGGTATCGCGCGTTGCGCGAGCTGGGTCTCGACGTCGACATCGTTGCGGCCGATGCCGACGTGTCGCGTTATGCGTTCGTCGTCGCGCCGACGCTGCCGGTCGTGACGGAGCGCATCGTCGAGCAGGCCGCGAGCGGACGCGCGCACTGGCTGTTCGGGCCGCGCACGGGCTCGCGCACCGCGGAATTCGCGATCGCGCCGGGTCTCGCGCCGGGCAAGCTGCGCGACGTGCTGCCGGTGCGGATCGGCCAGGTCGAATCGCTGCGGCCGTCGCTCGCGCCGCGGGTGTCGTTCGACGGTGTCGACGGCCATGCGCTGAAATGGCACGATCACATCGACATGGAATCGACGGCCGGCATCGACGTGCTCGCCGCATGCGACGACGGTGTGCCGGTGCTCGTGCGGCGCGGTGGCGTCACGATGGCGACGGCCTGTTTCGACCGGACGCTGTTGCGCGCGATCGTTGCCCGCTGCGCACGCGATGCCGGCCTTTCGATGCGCGCGCTGCCGGACGGCGTGCGGTTGCGTCGACGCGGGCGCGTAACGTTCGCGTTCAACTACGGCGACGCGCCGTGCACGCTGCCCGTGCCGGACGGTGCGCGCTTCGTCCTCGGCGGCCGGGAACTTGGCGCGGTGGACGTTGCCGCGTGGGTCGAGCCGGACTGA
- a CDS encoding carbohydrate ABC transporter permease, translating into MYPMPVSRWGRPARLLYRLSLPCALVLWLVPLLAVLVTSIRSTDEIAAGRYWDWPKQFALVDNYGAALTQTPMLHYFANSILITVPSVAASILLASLAGHALANYRFRGNLVLLGLFVAGNFVPIQILMIPVRQIMLGVGLYNTVWALVLFHTAFQTGFCTLFLRNFIRELPFELIEAARVEGASEWAIYWRVVLPLVRPALAALAILVFTFVWNDYFWALCLTQGDDAAPITVGVAALKGQWTTAWNIVSAGSVLAALPSVAMFFAMQKHFVAGLTFGATKG; encoded by the coding sequence ATGTATCCGATGCCCGTGTCCCGCTGGGGACGTCCCGCCCGTCTGCTGTACCGGCTGTCGCTGCCGTGCGCGCTCGTGCTGTGGCTCGTGCCGCTGCTCGCGGTGCTCGTCACGTCGATCCGCTCGACCGACGAGATCGCGGCCGGTCGTTACTGGGACTGGCCGAAGCAGTTCGCGCTGGTCGACAACTACGGCGCCGCGCTCACGCAGACGCCGATGCTGCATTACTTCGCGAACAGCATCCTGATCACGGTGCCGTCGGTCGCCGCGTCGATCCTGCTCGCGTCGCTCGCCGGACACGCGCTCGCGAACTACCGCTTCCGCGGCAATCTCGTGCTGCTCGGGCTGTTCGTCGCCGGCAACTTCGTGCCGATCCAGATTCTGATGATTCCGGTGCGCCAGATCATGCTCGGCGTCGGGCTCTACAACACCGTGTGGGCGCTCGTGCTGTTCCATACGGCGTTTCAGACCGGCTTCTGCACGCTGTTCCTGCGCAACTTCATCCGCGAGCTGCCGTTCGAGCTGATCGAGGCCGCGCGCGTCGAAGGCGCGTCCGAGTGGGCGATCTACTGGCGCGTCGTGTTGCCGCTCGTGCGGCCCGCGCTCGCGGCGCTCGCGATCCTCGTGTTCACGTTCGTGTGGAACGACTACTTCTGGGCGCTGTGCCTCACGCAAGGCGACGACGCGGCGCCGATCACGGTCGGCGTCGCCGCGCTCAAAGGGCAGTGGACGACGGCCTGGAACATCGTGTCGGCCGGCTCGGTGCTCGCCGCGCTGCCGTCGGTCGCGATGTTCTTCGCGATGCAGAAGCACTTCGTCGCGGGGCTCACGTTCGGCGCGACCAAGGGCTGA
- a CDS encoding carbohydrate ABC transporter permease, protein MSTSLSESAARRDAGPRRHARASLARRRNRAALWFVLPGFALFTVFVLYPIVSSIWLSFHHWDGMTPMTFAGLDNYRELLQSDTFYVALKNNVLWLVLFLAAPPLGLALALYLNQNVFGIRLVKSLFFAPFVLPGVVVGLVFSWFYDPTFGLLKLIVGHGIPVLGDPRYATYGVIAAALWPQIPFCMILYLTGLTGINGEIVEAARMEGARGFTLLWHVILPQLRPATFMAVVLTVIGALRSFDLISVMTGGGPFDSSTVLAYFMVDQAIKYYREGYSAAIAVVLFAIMLVYIVWQLRKLVRVES, encoded by the coding sequence ATGTCAACCAGCCTGTCAGAAAGCGCCGCGCGCCGCGATGCCGGCCCGCGGCGGCATGCGCGCGCGTCGCTCGCGCGACGGCGCAACCGCGCGGCCCTGTGGTTCGTGCTGCCGGGCTTCGCGCTCTTCACCGTGTTCGTGCTGTACCCGATCGTCAGCAGCATCTGGCTGAGCTTCCATCACTGGGACGGGATGACGCCGATGACGTTCGCCGGGCTCGACAACTATCGCGAGCTGCTGCAGTCCGACACGTTCTACGTCGCGCTGAAGAACAACGTGCTGTGGCTCGTGCTGTTTCTCGCCGCGCCGCCGCTCGGCCTCGCGCTCGCGCTGTACCTGAACCAGAACGTGTTCGGCATCCGGCTCGTGAAGTCGCTGTTCTTCGCGCCGTTCGTGCTGCCGGGCGTCGTGGTCGGGCTCGTGTTCTCGTGGTTCTACGATCCGACGTTCGGGCTGCTGAAGCTGATCGTCGGGCACGGGATCCCGGTGCTCGGCGATCCGCGCTATGCGACCTACGGCGTGATCGCCGCGGCGCTGTGGCCGCAGATTCCGTTCTGCATGATTCTCTACCTGACCGGGCTGACCGGCATCAACGGCGAGATCGTCGAAGCGGCGCGGATGGAAGGCGCGCGCGGCTTCACGCTGCTGTGGCACGTGATCCTGCCGCAATTGCGGCCCGCGACGTTCATGGCGGTCGTGCTGACCGTGATCGGCGCGCTGCGCAGCTTCGACCTGATCTCGGTGATGACGGGCGGCGGCCCGTTCGACAGCTCGACCGTGCTCGCGTATTTCATGGTCGATCAGGCGATCAAGTATTACCGCGAAGGCTATTCGGCCGCGATTGCGGTCGTGCTGTTCGCGATCATGCTCGTCTATATCGTGTGGCAGCTTCGCAAGCTGGTGCGCGTCGAGTCGTAA
- a CDS encoding ABC transporter substrate-binding protein: MRLRASRLLLALTTAAACAAGMADAGTLKVNVAARGNQRATWQAAFDQFHKANPDIDLKVSYVGEEAYKVQMSGWLATDPPDVLSWNNGERLAYFAKRGLIEDLSADWQKNGWNDTYASVKQSSTYGGKLYSLPLGYDAYGLFYRKDLFEKAGIHGEPADWPQFLDACRKLKAAGIAPIAVAARDAWTLAAWFDYLDLRINGYAFHQKLMAGDVAYTDPRVRAVYAAWKKLIDDKYFIDNALSYDVDSLSPLIVNGQAAMTLMGTWYSAGLLSATRNPIGFFRFPAIDASVPLAEDGPVNVLIVPAKAHNKADARRFLAFMGQPAVSGEFAKGMGQLPSNNKAPEPQDPISKIGFRTLATTPGGIAQFYDRDMTKEMADEGMKAMQQFLSDPTQLDAILQRLEQTRKRIYRK; this comes from the coding sequence ATGAGACTTCGTGCGAGCCGACTGCTGCTTGCCCTGACGACTGCCGCGGCGTGCGCCGCGGGCATGGCCGACGCGGGCACGCTGAAAGTGAACGTCGCCGCGCGCGGCAACCAGCGCGCGACGTGGCAGGCAGCGTTCGACCAGTTCCACAAGGCGAATCCGGATATCGACCTGAAGGTCAGCTACGTCGGCGAGGAGGCGTACAAGGTGCAGATGTCCGGGTGGCTCGCGACCGATCCGCCCGACGTGCTGAGCTGGAACAACGGCGAACGGCTCGCGTATTTCGCGAAGCGCGGGCTGATCGAGGACCTGAGCGCGGATTGGCAGAAGAACGGCTGGAACGACACGTATGCGTCGGTCAAGCAGTCGTCGACCTACGGCGGCAAGCTCTACAGTTTGCCGCTCGGCTATGACGCGTACGGGTTGTTCTACCGCAAGGATCTGTTCGAGAAGGCGGGGATTCACGGCGAGCCGGCCGACTGGCCGCAGTTTCTCGACGCATGCCGCAAGCTGAAGGCGGCCGGCATCGCGCCGATCGCGGTGGCTGCGCGCGATGCGTGGACGCTCGCCGCGTGGTTCGACTACCTCGACCTGCGGATCAACGGCTATGCGTTCCACCAGAAGCTGATGGCCGGCGACGTCGCCTATACCGATCCGCGCGTGCGGGCGGTGTACGCGGCATGGAAGAAGCTGATCGACGACAAGTATTTCATCGACAACGCGCTGTCCTACGACGTCGATTCGCTGAGCCCGCTGATCGTCAACGGCCAGGCCGCGATGACGCTGATGGGCACCTGGTATTCGGCAGGACTGCTGAGCGCGACGCGCAACCCGATCGGCTTCTTCCGCTTCCCGGCGATCGACGCATCGGTGCCGCTGGCGGAGGACGGCCCGGTCAACGTGCTGATCGTCCCCGCGAAGGCGCACAACAAGGCCGATGCGCGCCGCTTCCTCGCGTTCATGGGACAACCGGCGGTGAGCGGCGAGTTCGCGAAGGGGATGGGGCAACTGCCGTCGAACAACAAGGCGCCGGAGCCGCAGGATCCGATCTCGAAGATCGGCTTCCGCACGCTCGCGACGACGCCGGGCGGAATCGCGCAGTTCTACGACCGCGACATGACGAAGGAAATGGCCGACGAGGGGATGAAGGCGATGCAGCAGTTCCTGTCCGATCCGACGCAGCTCGATGCGATCCTGCAGCGCCTCGAGCAGACCCGCAAGCGCATCTACCGCAAGTAA
- a CDS encoding ABC transporter ATP-binding protein, producing MTAISLKDVSKRYGDHAPVLRDVNLEIASHEFCVFLGPSGCGKSTLLRMIAGLEDVTEGELRIGGARMNDTPPAERGVAMVFQSYALFPHMTVFDNIGFGLRIAGTPKDEIRRRVIEAARVLQLEALLDRKPKALSGGQRQRVAIGRAIVREPRVFLFDEPLSNLDATLRGQTRVEIARLHARFTQSSSVYVTHDQIEAMTLADRIVLLHAGDDVARFGSIAQAGAPLELYHRPANRFVAGFIGSPRMNFLPAIVDAGDAHGCRLTLEGTGETLTLRDRPLPRHVGRGARVTLGIRPEHLTLAASGEAGWPSIVRDVALVEHLGEAAYVHLDQPDGVPLLAKLPGQTALRRGERHAFRVPPSSCHLFDEAGIALPALHAEAAFA from the coding sequence ATGACCGCCATTTCATTGAAGGATGTCTCGAAGCGCTACGGCGACCATGCGCCGGTGCTGCGGGACGTGAACCTCGAGATCGCGTCGCACGAATTCTGCGTGTTTCTCGGTCCGTCGGGCTGCGGAAAATCCACGCTGTTGCGGATGATCGCCGGGCTCGAGGACGTGACCGAGGGCGAGCTGCGGATCGGCGGCGCACGGATGAACGACACGCCGCCCGCGGAGCGCGGCGTCGCGATGGTGTTCCAGAGCTATGCGCTGTTTCCGCACATGACCGTGTTCGACAACATCGGTTTCGGACTGCGAATCGCCGGCACGCCGAAGGACGAGATCCGCCGCCGCGTGATCGAGGCCGCGCGCGTGCTGCAGCTCGAAGCGCTGCTCGATCGCAAGCCGAAGGCGTTGTCGGGCGGGCAGCGGCAGCGCGTCGCGATCGGCCGCGCGATCGTGCGCGAGCCGCGCGTGTTCCTGTTCGACGAGCCGCTGTCGAACCTCGACGCGACGCTGCGCGGCCAGACGCGTGTCGAAATCGCGCGGTTGCACGCGCGCTTCACGCAATCGAGTTCGGTCTACGTCACGCACGACCAGATCGAGGCGATGACGCTGGCCGACCGGATCGTGCTGCTGCACGCGGGCGACGACGTCGCGCGCTTCGGCAGCATCGCGCAGGCCGGTGCACCGCTCGAGCTGTATCACCGGCCGGCCAACCGCTTCGTCGCGGGCTTCATCGGCTCGCCGCGGATGAACTTTCTGCCGGCGATCGTCGACGCGGGCGATGCGCACGGCTGCCGGCTGACGCTGGAAGGCACCGGCGAAACGCTGACGCTGCGCGATCGCCCGTTGCCGCGCCACGTCGGCCGCGGCGCGCGCGTGACGCTCGGGATCCGTCCCGAGCACCTGACGCTCGCGGCGTCCGGCGAGGCCGGCTGGCCGTCGATCGTCCGCGACGTCGCGCTCGTCGAGCACCTCGGCGAAGCCGCGTACGTGCATCTCGACCAGCCCGACGGTGTGCCGCTACTCGCGAAACTGCCCGGGCAGACCGCGTTGCGGCGCGGCGAGCGCCATGCGTTCCGCGTGCCGCCGTCGAGCTGTCACCTTTTCGACGAAGCCGGCATCGCATTGCCGGCCCTTCACGCCGAAGCGGCGTTCGCGTAA
- a CDS encoding LacI family DNA-binding transcriptional regulator: MVTLAQVARRANVTAATVSNVLRNPQKVKPATVERVMAAIRELGYRPNLTARALAEGRTSTLALMLSNITNPFYPEFVLAAEREARKRGHYLLVSNTDDDPAITRNYLERIAGTLAAGAIVMNTDLAEAELADIARHGASIVLCMWEHVHASRTLPCVTVDFAAAGALAAAHLSGLRHRTFGALVGKGSGGPQSVRLRGFADELAARGHPAHALTTVSAHDSIEGGYEAAAALLREQPGLTALFATNDLMAIGAMQAAADLGLRVPADLSVVGMTDIQLAHQFRPALTTVRFPTAQIAARSIALTLDMIDGIEPGTAVHTIGAPELVVRESTGTAPD, from the coding sequence ATGGTGACGCTCGCGCAAGTCGCGCGGCGCGCGAACGTCACCGCGGCGACCGTCTCGAACGTGCTGCGCAATCCGCAGAAGGTGAAGCCGGCGACCGTCGAGCGCGTGATGGCCGCGATCCGCGAACTCGGGTATCGGCCGAACCTGACCGCGCGCGCGCTCGCGGAGGGCCGCACGTCGACGCTCGCGCTGATGCTGTCGAACATCACGAACCCGTTCTATCCGGAGTTCGTGCTGGCCGCCGAACGCGAGGCGCGCAAGCGCGGCCATTACCTGCTCGTGTCCAATACCGACGACGATCCGGCGATCACGCGCAACTACCTCGAGCGGATCGCGGGGACGCTCGCGGCCGGTGCGATCGTGATGAACACCGATCTCGCCGAAGCGGAACTCGCCGACATCGCCCGTCACGGCGCATCGATCGTGCTGTGCATGTGGGAACACGTGCATGCGTCGCGCACGCTGCCGTGCGTGACCGTCGATTTCGCGGCGGCGGGCGCGCTGGCGGCCGCGCATCTGTCCGGTCTGCGGCATCGCACGTTCGGCGCGCTCGTCGGCAAGGGGTCGGGCGGGCCGCAGTCGGTGCGGCTGCGCGGTTTCGCCGACGAACTCGCGGCGCGCGGCCATCCGGCACATGCGCTGACGACCGTGTCGGCGCACGACTCGATCGAAGGCGGCTACGAAGCCGCCGCCGCGCTGCTGCGGGAGCAGCCGGGCCTTACCGCGCTGTTCGCGACCAACGACCTGATGGCGATCGGCGCGATGCAGGCCGCCGCCGATCTCGGCCTGCGCGTGCCGGCCGATCTGTCGGTGGTCGGCATGACCGATATCCAGCTCGCCCACCAGTTCCGCCCCGCGCTCACGACCGTACGGTTCCCGACCGCGCAGATCGCCGCGCGGTCGATCGCGCTGACGCTCGACATGATCGACGGGATCGAGCCGGGCACGGCCGTGCATACGATCGGCGCACCCGAGCTGGTCGTGCGCGAATCGACCGGGACGGCGCCGGACTGA